The Takifugu rubripes chromosome 16, fTakRub1.2, whole genome shotgun sequence genome contains the following window.
GACTCAACAATAACTTGTGTTTTAgtttctggtttgtgttgattttattttcagtcaTCTGCATCCTGGAATATCTCCAGGGAAGCTTCTTCTCTCCACATCACCTGAGAGGGAACATTGGCTCTCTCAACTAAATTAATTGATGGTGAAAGACTTTGATCTGGACCAACAGAGAGGGAACAGCTTCTAAAATGTTCTGTGTCGTTTGGGACCCcgtgacacaaaaacacaactgttcAAAGTCATGTTTTGTCATTGCTGCAGTTGCAAGTTTAATTCCAGACTTTTGATTTGTGTCTGACACATTTTCTCCACtgaatgatgtttttaaatgttgctgttgttggctTTCTCTGTTTACTCAAGTTTGTCTCAACAACCTCTGCAGATGGTACCTGTAAGAGAACATCCGTAACACAACATTagcttttttaattttctggttcctgctgtgttggtagtttgtgtctgtgttgcaACCATTCTCCCTGGCAGTAAAtcttaaaagctttttttatttccctttaaAACGGCGCCGCATTAATAAGGAAGCTGCGTTTGTGGCAcgagcagcagatgaggagctACGTGCTCAATAAAACCCAAACAGCTGCTATTGTTCTTGACTGGTCCCAGCACCTGAGACCATGATGCTGCTAcactggtgggtggatggatggacgatggatggatggatggatggatggatggatggatggatggatggatggatggatggatggatggatggatagacggACCAGTGATCATCCTACATCTCCACGGTATCTGACTGAGCGTTACCTTGACGATGGTCAGGCTCACTGAGCAGTTCAGGAGAGGATGGATCAGTAACCTCGGCTCCACTCAACCCCTGTAGGGTGGACGTCCTGCTTGGAACGTCCTGCTTGGAACGTCCTGCTTGGAACGTCCCGCTTGGAACGTCCCGCTTGGAacgtcctgcagctgtttggatAAATAAACTTTGCAGCGCTCTAAGATTCATTGTTACGACAAAGACATGATCAACCATAACACAAACTTTTCTTAGAACTAAATTGtcagtgaaatatttctgatccaagctgattttaaaaggtttgttgTGGATAATTACTACAGGAACAACCAGAGGAACAAGCTAAAATAAAGAGGTGAAACACGACAGGAAAAACAACATGTTGGTTTGTGGTGATTTCACTTGAATCACCTGAATTCGATGAGATGATCGACTGTTATGGGCTGTCCCATTTCTCCCAGTTAAACCAATGCAGTCGTCTAAAGTCCTgtcctgatgatgaagaggtctTCCTCATATAATGATTATAGGCAGGTTACAGCCCAAAGAGGGTAGTCATGCACATTTATAATGGAAAATCCTTTAATAACCTTAAAGTCCATTAGTCCTTTTTCTACATTGTAACCAGTTTGGGGGATAAGATCCAGATTCATTCATTATTATGTTGTATGAATGAGAACCAAATATCTCCATTATCTTCCAGATCCGTGGTGGCTGTACCTCATTGCAGCAGCCGCTTCAGTTGTCCTCACCATCGGTTGCCTCACAGTTTTCATATATAAAAGGAGAAAAGGCACTGGTAAGTTTCATGATGTTAACTTAGCAGTGACCAACAGGTCATTTGAAATGTCAGTGTAGAATGATGTGCAAGTCCACAATAATCATAATCATAATGTGCCTTGGC
Protein-coding sequences here:
- the LOC105417539 gene encoding uncharacterized protein isoform X3, encoding MMFLNVAVVGFLCLLKFVSTTSADDPWWLYLIAAAASVVLTIGCLTVFIYKRRKGTGQNEENICYTSVIYQSTNGGAQVIPM